The Flavobacterium sp. 140616W15 sequence TTAAAAAATTAGAAAAAGAAGGAACTTCAGAAGATGTTTGCAAAAGCGCAGAAGAAGAAGTACAAAATCTAACGAATAGTTATATTAAAAAAATTGATGAATTATTGGCTAATAAAGAAGCTGAAATCATGAAGGTTTAATCTTTTTGTAACAATTAAAAATCCGTCTTGTTAATTTTATGCGAGACGGATTTTTTTATGCTTACTTTTGTGATATCACAAGCCTAATTTGTAATATTGTTTTTTGTATGAAGTTATTGTGTTTCTTAACATTATTTTTCACGCTTTCTATACAAGCGCAATTCCAGATAAACGGAATTGTAACGGAAAAAGTTACAAATAAACCACTCCCTTTTGCTACAATAGTTACCGATGACGGGGTGAATTCTATCACCGATGTCGATGGTAAATTCACACTTCAATCTACCGCTAGTATTGAGTATTTTACGGTTTCTTATATCGGATATACTTCGGCTATAATATATACTTCTGCTAATAAAAATTTTTATAAAGTTGGATTAGTAGAATCTACCGCAGCTTTAAAAGAAGTTATCATCTCAAACGAAAATCCTGCTTTGGCAATTATTAGGAAAACAATTGAGAGCAAGAACAAAAATAACCCGCAAAAAAAGCTAACCAGTTTTGAGTATAAAACGTATAATAAATTAATTGTAACTGCTAATCCAGATTCTATTAGTTCAAGACTGGATTCTATTTTTGTACAAGAAGCTATAGGTCGAAGATTTATTAAAGTTGATTCGGCTAACTTCAAATTCAAAGAGATCTCTAATAAACAGCATTTGTTTCAAACAGAAAAAGTTTCACAATATCAATTTGGAAATAATAAACTAAAAGAAACCATTTTAGGAACAAAAATGGCGGGCTTCAAACAACCTATCTATGAAGTTATTGCTTTTAATTTGCAATCTATTTCTATATACGATTCGAATTATGAACTTTTCGAAACGAAGTATAATAGTCCAATTGCCAAAGATGCTTTAAAAGATTACAATTATAAATTGCTTGATACCGTTTTGATAAAAGGTAGAGAAACCTATATGGTTTATTTTAAAAACCGAATGAGGAAACCTGAATTGGGACTAGAAGGAGTTCTTTATATTGATCAGGATAGTTATGCTATCGCAAAAGCAGTAATGCGTATTAAAGGCGTACTTGATATTAGTGGAATACATGAGTTTGATTATATCCCTGAGCAGAAAATATGGTTTCCAAAGGGGTCTACTTTTAAAATAGTAAAAGGAAAGAATGATGATGATATTAAGATTCTTGGTGGTACAATTCAGTTTGATGGAGATGCAGAGCAAGAAGAAGATATACATAGAAAAAAAGAAGCTTCAGATTATACTTATCTAGTATCTGAGAGTAATAATTTTGATGTGCATTATAATACACCCATAGAAATAAAAAATCCATCTTTATATATCGAAATTAAAGATGATGCTATTAAAAAACCAGAAAGTTTTTGGAATAAGTATCGAAAAGATAGTTTGGATATACGTTCTCAAAAAACATATATGTTGCTGGATAGTATTTCTTTGAAAAAAAGAATTGAAAGTAAAATTAGGTTTGGAAGAAAAATTATTAATGGTTACCTGCCAATAAGTGTAGTCGATTTAGATTTAAGAAAACTATTTAGCTATAATAATTACGAAGGATTTAGATTTGGCTTAGGTGGTGTTACTAATGAGTTTTTCTCAAAAAAATATAAGATTGGGGGCTATGCTGGATATGGTACCAAAGATGGGGCTTTTAAGTATAACTTAGATTTATCGACTCGAGTAGAACGATTCTCGAATACATGGGTAGGAGGATCTTATACCAATGATGTGAGGGAGATTGGTAGTACTGTTTTTGCGGTTGATAAAAGAGTTTTTAAATTGTATGACCCTCGACCTATAAATATTAGTACATTCTACAAATATGTTAGTTGGACTGGTTATTTGGCTACGCGAATCGTCCCGAAAACGGAAAGTATTTTTGAAATTTCACGTTCCTTAATAGAGCCCAAATTTGATTATGCTTACAATTTAAATGGAAGGTTGTATACCAATTATGTTATGACTACGGCAATGCTTTCATTGGCATGGAATCCTTTCAGTGATTATATGCAAACACCT is a genomic window containing:
- a CDS encoding DUF5686 family protein; translated protein: MKLLCFLTLFFTLSIQAQFQINGIVTEKVTNKPLPFATIVTDDGVNSITDVDGKFTLQSTASIEYFTVSYIGYTSAIIYTSANKNFYKVGLVESTAALKEVIISNENPALAIIRKTIESKNKNNPQKKLTSFEYKTYNKLIVTANPDSISSRLDSIFVQEAIGRRFIKVDSANFKFKEISNKQHLFQTEKVSQYQFGNNKLKETILGTKMAGFKQPIYEVIAFNLQSISIYDSNYELFETKYNSPIAKDALKDYNYKLLDTVLIKGRETYMVYFKNRMRKPELGLEGVLYIDQDSYAIAKAVMRIKGVLDISGIHEFDYIPEQKIWFPKGSTFKIVKGKNDDDIKILGGTIQFDGDAEQEEDIHRKKEASDYTYLVSESNNFDVHYNTPIEIKNPSLYIEIKDDAIKKPESFWNKYRKDSLDIRSQKTYMLLDSISLKKRIESKIRFGRKIINGYLPISVVDLDLRKLFSYNNYEGFRFGLGGVTNEFFSKKYKIGGYAGYGTKDGAFKYNLDLSTRVERFSNTWVGGSYTNDVREIGSTVFAVDKRVFKLYDPRPINISTFYKYVSWTGYLATRIVPKTESIFEISRSLIEPKFDYAYNLNGRLYTNYVMTTAMLSLAWNPFSDYMQTPNGRIEIEKRFPKFTIQYTQSLPNIAENDFNFSKIDFKTEYEKKYLNGQKTSLLLQGGYAMGDVPITHLYNTSPNNITKETMIQRVTFAGRNSFETMFFNEFFSSKYAIFQVKHGFNRFKIIKKVRPSLVMVSRMAWGNMENPEQHVGIDYKTLNKGFFESGIEINQIFSGLGLSGFYRYGPNQLPRFEDNIAVKLSFVLDLGI